One Alteromonas sp. KC3 DNA segment encodes these proteins:
- a CDS encoding acetolactate synthase 3 large subunit, protein MKMMSGAAMVVEALKDVGVTHLFGYPGGAVLDIYDALFAQEDVKHVLVRHEQAAAHMADGYARSTGKTGTVLVTSGPGATNTITGIATAYMDSIPMVILSGQVPSMHIGEDAFQETDMVGCSRPIVKHSFLVKRAVDIPEAIAKAYYIANTGRPGPVVVDLPKDIVNVAEEHPYVFPSDVTMRSYNPTEKGHPKQIKKAVESLLKAERPVLYVGGGAVACDASEKVIELAEKLNAPVTCTLMGLGAMPGTHKQFIGMLGMHGTLEANKTMHNSDCIIALGARFDDRVTNNVDKFCPHADIIHVDIDPASISKTVNAHIPVVGSVDKVLDQILGQVNKKDLSGQKDKLADWWQQIETWRTRQCLNYHQGEEVIKPQRVIEALYKHTDGKAYVSSDVGQHQMFAALYYKYDKPRQWINSGGLGTMGFGLPAAMGVQFAHPNSTSVVVTGDGSIQMNIQELSTCLQYNLPIKIISLNNRALGMVRQWQDMIYKGRHSHSYMDSMPDFVKLAEAYGHIGIKVDKLDELDAAMEKCFSYTDRLVFMDIAVDQNEHVYPMQIKYGAMDDMRLSKTERT, encoded by the coding sequence GTGAAAATGATGTCGGGCGCAGCCATGGTGGTAGAAGCGCTAAAAGATGTAGGAGTGACACACTTGTTCGGTTACCCAGGTGGTGCCGTACTAGACATTTATGATGCGTTGTTCGCACAAGAAGATGTCAAACATGTCCTCGTGCGTCATGAACAGGCAGCCGCCCATATGGCGGATGGTTATGCACGTTCAACTGGCAAAACAGGCACAGTGCTCGTCACATCAGGTCCAGGCGCGACCAATACCATTACCGGTATTGCAACTGCATATATGGACTCTATTCCGATGGTTATTCTATCGGGACAAGTGCCGTCAATGCACATCGGTGAAGATGCATTCCAAGAAACTGACATGGTGGGGTGTTCGCGTCCTATCGTAAAACACAGTTTCTTAGTAAAGCGTGCTGTGGATATTCCTGAAGCAATTGCCAAGGCATACTACATAGCAAATACCGGTCGCCCGGGCCCAGTTGTTGTTGATTTACCAAAAGACATTGTAAACGTGGCTGAGGAACATCCTTATGTCTTCCCAAGCGACGTGACTATGCGTTCATACAACCCAACCGAAAAGGGCCACCCCAAGCAAATTAAGAAAGCGGTTGAGTCGTTACTTAAAGCAGAGCGCCCAGTACTTTACGTGGGTGGTGGTGCGGTAGCGTGCGACGCGTCTGAAAAAGTGATTGAATTGGCTGAGAAGTTAAATGCTCCCGTAACCTGTACCCTTATGGGGCTAGGAGCAATGCCAGGCACGCACAAACAGTTTATTGGTATGTTGGGTATGCACGGTACGCTTGAAGCCAACAAAACCATGCACAATTCAGACTGCATTATTGCATTGGGCGCGCGATTTGACGATCGTGTGACGAACAATGTCGACAAGTTCTGCCCGCACGCTGATATTATTCACGTTGATATAGACCCAGCGTCTATTTCGAAAACCGTAAACGCGCACATTCCCGTGGTGGGGTCGGTAGATAAAGTACTTGATCAAATTCTCGGTCAAGTAAACAAGAAAGACTTGTCTGGTCAGAAAGACAAATTAGCCGACTGGTGGCAGCAGATTGAAACATGGCGCACACGTCAGTGCTTGAACTACCATCAGGGTGAAGAAGTAATCAAACCGCAGCGCGTTATCGAAGCTTTGTACAAGCACACCGATGGTAAAGCGTACGTCAGTTCTGATGTAGGTCAGCACCAAATGTTTGCTGCCCTTTATTATAAATATGACAAGCCTCGCCAGTGGATTAACTCAGGTGGTCTAGGCACGATGGGCTTTGGTTTGCCCGCTGCAATGGGTGTTCAGTTTGCGCACCCTAATTCAACGTCAGTGGTAGTAACAGGCGACGGCAGTATTCAAATGAATATTCAAGAACTGTCTACCTGTTTGCAGTACAACCTACCCATTAAGATTATTTCGTTGAACAACCGTGCTTTGGGCATGGTGCGTCAATGGCAAGATATGATTTACAAGGGCCGTCACTCACATTCTTATATGGATTCAATGCCTGATTTTGTGAAGTTGGCAGAGGCTTATGGTCATATAGGTATTAAAGTCGATAAACTCGACGAGTTAGATGCGGCTATGGAGAAATGTTTCAGTTACACAGATCGCCTAGTGTTCATGGACATTGCAGTAGACCAAAACGAACACGTATATCCAATGCAAATTAAGTACGGCGCAATGGATGACATGCGCTTGAGCAAGACGGAGCGAACCTGA
- the ilvN gene encoding acetolactate synthase small subunit, translating into MKRIISVLMENAPGALSRIVGVFSQRGYNVDSLCVAPTDDASLSRLTIITHGDDKVIEQITKQVNKLIDVLKVVDLTEGAHIERELMLIKVATRTEAVRAEVKRNADIFRARIVDVNANNYTIEITGTTDKLDAFATTMGQCAEIIESSRTGVCGLARGDRALRP; encoded by the coding sequence ATGAAACGTATTATTTCAGTATTAATGGAAAACGCCCCTGGCGCACTTTCACGAATTGTAGGTGTATTTTCGCAGCGCGGTTACAACGTCGACTCGCTTTGTGTGGCGCCAACGGATGATGCGAGTTTGTCGCGTCTTACCATCATTACACATGGTGATGATAAAGTTATTGAGCAGATCACGAAGCAAGTGAACAAGCTTATTGATGTGCTTAAGGTGGTAGATTTAACTGAAGGTGCACACATTGAGCGCGAGCTAATGCTTATTAAAGTAGCGACGCGTACAGAGGCGGTACGCGCTGAAGTGAAAAGAAACGCTGATATCTTCCGCGCACGCATTGTTGATGTGAACGCTAATAACTACACCATTGAAATTACAGGTACGACTGACAAGTTAGATGCCTTTGCAACCACAATGGGGCAATGTGCAGAAATCATCGAATCATCTCGTACTGGTGTATGTGGTTTGGCCCGTGGTGATAGAGCGCTTCGTCCTTAA
- the iadA gene encoding beta-aspartyl-peptidase, protein MLTLIQNVECYAPSPQGRVDILIANNVIAHIAPDISLTSSLVNVIDGRNLIALPGLVDSLVHISGGGGEGGFHTRTPQMSLTEATLHGVTTVIGALGTDATTRTLPDLVAKAKGLNIEGISAYCYTGSYHLPARTITGSVTDDIVLIDAMIGVGEVAIADHRAAEPTAQALAEVAAQARTGGMISGKAGIVYIHTGDGKRQLSVLHDVITNTDIPASQFYPTHINRNQGLLEAGIAWARSGGVIDMTTSTNEQFIEEGEIPAADAIAYCLTNGVTARHLSMSSDGNASLPVFDDNGMLVGLEVGKVGSLFDAFKALVLEQNVSLENAIQVVSTTPARMLKLHQKGKLEPNSDADIVLCNKTTLDIVHVIAKGKHVVAQGKAIVKGTFE, encoded by the coding sequence ATGCTCACGCTAATTCAAAATGTAGAATGTTATGCGCCTTCTCCACAAGGACGTGTTGATATTCTTATCGCCAACAATGTGATTGCCCATATTGCACCTGACATCTCGCTTACCTCTTCGCTTGTAAACGTTATTGATGGGAGGAATCTTATTGCGCTCCCTGGCTTAGTGGATAGCTTGGTCCATATCTCTGGTGGTGGCGGTGAGGGAGGTTTTCATACCCGTACCCCGCAAATGTCGTTAACTGAAGCAACATTACATGGTGTAACAACGGTGATTGGTGCATTAGGCACCGATGCCACCACTCGCACTTTGCCTGACCTTGTTGCTAAAGCAAAAGGACTGAATATTGAGGGGATTAGTGCGTATTGTTACACCGGCTCGTATCACTTACCTGCCCGTACGATTACTGGTAGTGTTACCGACGATATAGTGCTTATTGATGCCATGATTGGTGTAGGTGAAGTGGCGATTGCCGATCACAGAGCTGCCGAACCTACGGCGCAGGCATTGGCCGAAGTAGCGGCGCAGGCGCGCACTGGCGGTATGATTTCAGGTAAGGCGGGTATTGTTTATATCCATACCGGTGATGGGAAACGTCAACTTTCAGTTTTGCACGATGTGATTACCAATACCGACATACCCGCAAGCCAGTTTTATCCCACTCACATCAACAGAAATCAAGGTTTGCTAGAGGCCGGTATTGCCTGGGCGCGCAGTGGCGGTGTTATTGATATGACCACAAGCACCAATGAACAGTTTATTGAAGAAGGCGAAATTCCAGCTGCTGATGCCATAGCGTATTGCCTAACAAACGGCGTTACTGCACGGCATTTAAGTATGAGCTCAGATGGTAACGCGAGTTTGCCTGTCTTTGATGATAATGGCATGTTAGTGGGCTTGGAAGTTGGTAAAGTCGGGAGTTTATTCGACGCGTTCAAAGCGCTCGTTTTGGAACAAAACGTTTCTCTTGAAAACGCCATTCAAGTGGTCAGTACAACACCTGCGCGTATGCTGAAACTTCACCAAAAAGGTAAACTAGAGCCAAATAGCGATGCAGACATCGTGCTATGCAACAAGACAACTTTAGACATTGTTCATGTTATTGCGAAAGGCAAGCACGTTGTGGCCCAGGGTAAGGCCATTGTAAAAGGCACGTTTGAATAA
- the yfcC gene encoding putative basic amino acid antiporter YfcC — translation MQHSPSTSRMPDAFVILFFVILIAGLVSWLVPAGSFDTKDIVTSSGDVKTVLDADSFTYSETHHGFVLFDGSGNTTGIANYAFDGMVSGDKWGAAVGVIAFILIVGGAFGIVMQTGAINNGIMALINRYQHADNLLLPALFLLFSLGGAVFGMGEEAIAFCIVLVPLMTAMGYNGIMAVLVTYVATQIGFATSWMNPFSVAIAQGIADVPLMSGQGFRIATWAIFTVVGLFFTLRYAKQLKVVNTNKLASEHPRSNSIPNENAVEPDDAKTSFGTVDKIILVAFFACIIWVMWGVIVHAYYIPQIASQFFCMGIIVGAIAWFGGRMRMNDISAAFVSGAQSLLPAALIVGMAKGIVLVLGGDDVTTPSVLNTLLHHTGSTLAHTGSVMSAWLMLVFQSIFNFFIASGSGQAAITMPLMAPLSDLVGVTRQVAVLAFQLGDGLTNLIIPTSASLIGCLGVAGVSWTTWVKFIAKFCACLFLLASLTVITAVLIGFS, via the coding sequence TTGCAACATTCACCTTCAACATCGCGTATGCCAGACGCATTTGTCATCTTGTTTTTTGTTATTCTGATTGCAGGTCTTGTTTCTTGGCTTGTACCTGCAGGTTCATTTGATACAAAAGACATTGTCACATCCTCTGGCGACGTAAAAACGGTATTAGATGCCGATAGTTTTACTTATAGTGAGACACATCACGGATTTGTGTTGTTTGACGGTTCTGGCAATACAACGGGGATCGCTAACTATGCCTTTGATGGTATGGTGTCAGGCGACAAGTGGGGTGCAGCAGTAGGCGTTATTGCCTTTATTCTTATTGTTGGTGGCGCCTTTGGCATTGTTATGCAAACAGGGGCTATTAATAACGGAATAATGGCACTGATAAACCGTTATCAGCACGCCGACAATTTACTGCTACCGGCACTATTTTTATTGTTCTCATTAGGCGGCGCAGTGTTTGGTATGGGTGAGGAAGCCATTGCCTTTTGTATCGTTCTGGTACCTTTAATGACCGCAATGGGCTACAACGGCATTATGGCCGTACTCGTTACCTATGTCGCTACCCAGATAGGTTTTGCTACCAGTTGGATGAATCCATTCTCTGTCGCCATTGCACAAGGCATCGCTGACGTACCTTTAATGTCGGGGCAAGGATTTCGCATTGCAACGTGGGCGATATTTACTGTAGTTGGGCTATTTTTCACCCTGCGCTACGCGAAGCAACTAAAAGTAGTAAATACAAATAAACTCGCAAGTGAACACCCACGCTCTAACAGCATACCGAATGAAAACGCTGTAGAGCCTGATGATGCGAAAACATCATTTGGTACAGTAGACAAGATCATCCTTGTTGCGTTTTTTGCCTGCATTATTTGGGTCATGTGGGGGGTTATTGTACACGCTTATTACATTCCACAAATTGCTTCACAATTTTTCTGTATGGGCATTATTGTGGGCGCTATTGCATGGTTTGGCGGTCGTATGCGAATGAACGATATTAGTGCCGCCTTTGTAAGTGGTGCCCAATCATTACTGCCAGCGGCGTTAATTGTGGGTATGGCAAAAGGGATTGTGCTGGTGTTAGGTGGCGACGATGTCACCACGCCTTCGGTGCTCAACACCTTGCTGCATCATACTGGTAGCACGCTGGCGCATACAGGGTCGGTCATGAGTGCTTGGTTAATGCTGGTATTTCAAAGTATCTTTAACTTCTTCATTGCTTCAGGCTCAGGTCAAGCCGCCATTACTATGCCGCTTATGGCACCGTTATCCGACTTAGTTGGCGTGACCCGTCAAGTTGCTGTACTGGCATTTCAATTGGGCGATGGCTTAACCAATCTTATTATTCCTACCTCAGCTTCGCTTATTGGCTGCTTAGGCGTAGCTGGTGTTAGCTGGACAACATGGGTAAAATTCATCGCTAAATTTTGCGCATGCCTTTTTTTGCTCGCGTCACTCACTGTTATCACCGCCGTTCTAATAGGTTTCTCTTAA
- a CDS encoding TonB-dependent receptor plug domain-containing protein produces MKKSTLLHRISVSVGTLSYLSLCIAGAAFAQEPVNEDETVERIQVTGSNIRGANMEGAQPLTVLTSDDIARTGASTISELMRTVTQARGGVGTFDTTQSGATSTSTPPGQAAASLRGIGPSSTLTLVNGRRIAASSFAAGTENFVDINSIPASAVERVEILATGASAIYGADAVAGVINYILKDDYEGLELSTNYENTTNSNDHGALNFQMLWGKNFENSNLTAFVDYYDRKAIRAADFSQTREPILQSSYSYLAKGQPNIYFNSARDGNEMPAPNCADELTITEFGEEICAYYANEDDYFETPLETLSGGFTYTYQGDNLTWRTDLLASHTKSTSFSTPAPINQVDDEEGAWIGVDALDVLDETTRNSILDNLYVDPFDTVAGRELEGFQYDARFSSPRTVEIETDAIRLVTSVLGYFGDWEWEAGALYSRSESEQVATQGIYNRYLYTAAAHGELCDNGNIAQYNSDDDSLSCAGSNLLSAYNPFLVGDTQNDAILGLTQARPTRDGTSEVFGVDAKINGEIAQFNGNAVLLAAGVEFRREEITDMPSLDSQARAENDFLVDVFGFGSSASAADRNQMGIFTEVFVPVSDKFDISLAGRFDDYNDFGSTFNPKVGFTYRPLDNLVLRGSWSTAFRAPSLTQAGVQLRTTRASFDCSVNSAVADLYCEGQGTVRGNNVLELGNPALRAEESETYSFGFAYSPTDNTHITVDYWTFDHEDIVDTNMTGVLNEAITDASLRHCGVLDEGEIGISYLEDLCLVTDSQGNTIEADGANLTEILDAWVAFDDPRFAELPLFRDHILLLDNTGTQELEGIDWNVTHDINMSRGTLELGLSGTHYLTYDRNRPGSDQIESLAGTFLYPETVATAELFYVEEDWYVGAYVFYTGSYDDDIIRLRGREIDELIDIGAITEENQERDVSSWTTVTLSAGYYFDNADIRLTVDNLFDRDAPTAYGSGRGFDAYNHDPFGTRYTLAFSYYFQ; encoded by the coding sequence ATGAAAAAATCGACGTTACTTCACAGAATCAGTGTGTCTGTTGGCACGCTCAGCTACCTATCTCTTTGTATTGCTGGTGCGGCGTTCGCTCAAGAACCCGTCAATGAAGACGAGACCGTTGAACGCATTCAGGTGACCGGTAGTAATATTCGCGGTGCCAATATGGAGGGCGCGCAGCCACTCACCGTTTTGACTTCAGATGATATTGCTCGCACAGGCGCATCAACCATTTCAGAGCTTATGCGTACGGTGACTCAAGCTCGCGGTGGCGTAGGCACGTTTGATACAACACAAAGTGGCGCAACATCTACATCAACCCCACCAGGGCAAGCCGCTGCGTCGTTGCGCGGAATAGGTCCGTCATCTACACTGACATTAGTGAATGGACGTCGAATCGCAGCCAGTTCATTCGCCGCAGGCACAGAGAACTTTGTTGATATCAACAGCATTCCAGCATCAGCGGTAGAGCGTGTTGAAATTCTTGCTACAGGTGCCTCGGCGATTTACGGCGCAGACGCTGTGGCAGGCGTTATCAACTATATTCTCAAAGACGATTACGAGGGCCTTGAGCTTTCTACCAACTACGAAAACACCACGAACAGCAACGATCACGGTGCGCTGAATTTTCAAATGTTGTGGGGCAAGAACTTTGAAAACAGTAACCTCACTGCCTTTGTCGATTACTACGACAGAAAAGCAATTCGCGCAGCAGACTTTTCGCAGACCCGCGAGCCTATTTTGCAAAGTAGCTATTCATATCTTGCGAAAGGCCAACCCAACATTTACTTCAACAGCGCCAGAGACGGTAACGAGATGCCAGCACCTAATTGTGCTGACGAGTTAACCATTACCGAGTTTGGCGAAGAAATATGTGCTTACTACGCTAATGAAGATGACTATTTTGAAACGCCACTTGAGACCCTTTCTGGTGGCTTCACCTATACCTATCAAGGTGACAATCTAACCTGGCGTACAGACTTGCTGGCTTCACATACCAAATCAACGTCGTTTTCTACGCCAGCACCTATCAACCAGGTTGATGACGAAGAAGGCGCGTGGATAGGTGTGGACGCCCTTGATGTATTGGACGAGACAACGCGAAATAGCATTCTTGATAACCTATATGTTGACCCTTTTGATACGGTGGCCGGTCGTGAACTCGAGGGTTTCCAATACGACGCACGCTTCTCGTCGCCGCGCACCGTTGAAATCGAGACAGATGCCATCCGTTTGGTGACCTCAGTACTAGGATATTTTGGTGACTGGGAATGGGAAGCCGGTGCACTGTATTCTCGCAGTGAATCAGAACAAGTTGCCACGCAAGGTATCTACAACCGTTATTTGTATACCGCAGCCGCCCACGGCGAATTGTGTGACAATGGCAACATTGCCCAATACAACAGTGATGATGACAGCTTAAGCTGTGCGGGCAGTAACTTACTTTCTGCGTACAACCCATTCTTAGTGGGTGACACCCAAAACGACGCTATTTTAGGCCTTACTCAAGCACGTCCGACGCGCGATGGTACCAGCGAAGTATTTGGTGTTGATGCTAAAATCAACGGAGAGATTGCTCAATTCAATGGCAACGCCGTTTTACTTGCAGCAGGTGTTGAGTTTAGACGCGAAGAAATTACCGATATGCCGTCCCTTGACTCTCAAGCCCGTGCGGAAAATGATTTTCTTGTCGACGTCTTTGGTTTTGGTTCAAGTGCATCTGCTGCCGATAGAAACCAGATGGGTATTTTTACCGAAGTATTTGTGCCTGTTTCTGACAAGTTCGATATTAGCCTTGCGGGACGTTTTGACGATTACAATGACTTTGGCAGTACCTTCAATCCCAAAGTGGGCTTTACGTATCGACCACTTGATAACCTTGTGCTGCGAGGCTCTTGGTCTACTGCATTTAGAGCACCTTCACTAACCCAAGCTGGCGTACAGCTGCGAACTACCCGTGCCTCGTTTGACTGTAGCGTTAATAGCGCAGTCGCTGATTTATATTGCGAAGGTCAAGGTACGGTGCGCGGGAACAACGTACTTGAGTTAGGCAACCCTGCTCTGCGCGCTGAAGAATCTGAGACGTACTCGTTTGGTTTTGCCTACAGCCCTACTGATAATACGCATATCACGGTAGATTACTGGACATTCGACCACGAAGATATTGTTGATACCAACATGACAGGCGTGCTCAACGAAGCGATTACCGACGCTTCACTGCGCCATTGCGGTGTATTAGACGAAGGTGAAATCGGCATCTCATATCTAGAAGATTTATGTTTGGTCACTGACAGCCAAGGAAACACCATAGAGGCTGACGGTGCAAACCTTACTGAGATTTTAGATGCATGGGTGGCCTTTGATGACCCGCGCTTTGCAGAGCTCCCCTTATTCAGAGACCATATCTTATTGCTAGATAACACCGGTACTCAGGAACTTGAAGGTATTGACTGGAACGTTACGCACGACATTAACATGTCTCGCGGCACCTTAGAGCTGGGGTTGTCTGGTACCCACTATCTTACTTACGATCGCAACAGACCGGGCTCAGATCAGATAGAGTCACTCGCCGGCACATTCTTGTACCCTGAAACCGTTGCAACCGCCGAACTTTTCTATGTTGAAGAAGACTGGTATGTCGGTGCTTACGTCTTCTATACTGGCAGCTACGATGATGACATTATCCGCTTGCGAGGTCGCGAAATCGACGAGCTAATAGATATTGGTGCGATTACCGAAGAAAACCAAGAACGAGATGTCAGCAGTTGGACAACGGTAACGCTTAGTGCAGGTTATTACTTTGACAACGCCGACATTCGATTAACTGTGGACAACCTATTTGACCGCGATGCACCAACTGCATATGGTTCTGGAAGAGGCTTTGATGCATATAACCACGACCCATTTGGTACGCGCTACACGCTTGCGTTTAGCTACTATTTTCAATAA
- a CDS encoding cyanophycinase: protein MKLPVKLSYFFYIYVFSCYSIASPNLILAGGALKTCASLSAKNCDSDHVFVNAKTHALYEVNAESLSRYRKNSTEFGKFDEILYSSLSNIYSSLGGAQYKKNALFDALNDAGFHNDDIRSLSDASYFLLLDSLEVSQVDSKGERLKERVSLAHTKEKASVDVYNAFLQAAKDKHRQKRVERRVRVGVITASSRDPFEAVDFYTGVFNNPDIDVQWIPLTPALQHAKFVSDMGGKGCENLPYFRSQFTLFDKARLYPERAEKQTAWCLDETLALDTLSNLDGLFFNGGDQSKTLAALTTPTGEPSTFLTHLRALWKADAIVVGGTSAGTAVQAGGFANGRPIPMLTSGDSEGVLSSGVFAVPPVSQRCEDGSGCENHLLDNAVTLNLVGGLGLFRYGLLDTHFSERDREVRLIAATAQSQQQFGFGVDETTALLVEPETQANQLSFSVIGKGGVFIVDLSEGRIEETRYKEKAKRIIAGSASFVPSGSKGTIREGVLNIDLVKQDNAIPRHANKKGSADGVWREQVMRLCRNAEETSWEHLGTTHVLKRSAQSVVQRNNYCGYAYVPFLVFEP from the coding sequence ATGAAATTGCCTGTTAAGTTGTCTTATTTTTTCTATATCTATGTTTTTTCTTGTTATTCTATTGCTTCGCCTAATTTAATTTTGGCGGGTGGTGCACTTAAGACATGTGCAAGTCTGTCTGCCAAAAACTGCGATTCAGATCATGTTTTTGTTAACGCGAAAACACATGCTCTCTACGAAGTTAATGCAGAGTCGCTGTCGAGATACCGAAAGAACAGTACTGAGTTTGGTAAATTTGATGAAATTTTGTATTCATCATTATCGAATATTTATTCATCTTTGGGTGGTGCGCAGTATAAGAAGAATGCGTTGTTTGACGCCCTTAATGATGCAGGGTTTCACAACGATGACATTCGCAGCCTCTCGGATGCGAGCTATTTTTTACTTTTGGATTCATTAGAAGTCAGCCAGGTAGATTCGAAGGGAGAGCGCCTTAAAGAGCGGGTATCCCTTGCGCATACTAAAGAAAAAGCGTCGGTTGATGTATACAATGCTTTTCTACAAGCGGCAAAAGACAAGCATCGCCAAAAGAGGGTTGAGCGGCGAGTAAGAGTAGGTGTGATCACCGCATCATCCCGCGACCCATTTGAAGCCGTAGATTTCTACACAGGGGTATTTAATAACCCTGATATCGATGTACAGTGGATACCATTAACACCTGCCTTGCAGCACGCCAAATTTGTAAGCGATATGGGCGGCAAGGGCTGTGAAAACTTACCCTACTTCAGGTCGCAGTTTACATTATTCGACAAAGCGCGCTTGTACCCAGAGCGTGCTGAAAAACAAACGGCTTGGTGTCTAGATGAAACATTGGCACTTGATACGCTGTCTAATCTCGACGGATTATTTTTTAATGGCGGCGATCAAAGTAAAACCCTTGCCGCACTTACAACACCTACCGGTGAACCGAGTACCTTTTTAACTCATCTTCGAGCATTGTGGAAGGCAGATGCCATTGTTGTCGGCGGCACAAGTGCAGGTACGGCAGTTCAGGCTGGTGGTTTTGCAAATGGACGACCTATCCCTATGCTCACAAGTGGCGACTCAGAAGGTGTTCTTTCCAGTGGGGTTTTCGCCGTACCACCCGTCTCCCAGCGTTGTGAAGACGGCAGTGGTTGTGAGAATCATCTTTTGGATAATGCCGTCACACTTAACCTTGTGGGTGGATTGGGCTTATTTCGTTACGGTCTATTAGACACCCATTTTTCAGAGCGCGACCGAGAAGTAAGGCTAATCGCTGCGACGGCACAGAGTCAGCAACAATTTGGCTTTGGCGTTGACGAAACAACCGCATTACTTGTCGAACCTGAGACGCAAGCAAATCAACTTAGTTTCAGTGTTATCGGTAAAGGTGGCGTGTTTATTGTCGACCTTAGTGAAGGGCGCATAGAAGAAACGCGATATAAAGAAAAGGCTAAACGCATAATAGCCGGCTCTGCGAGCTTTGTGCCCTCGGGCAGCAAAGGCACAATTCGCGAAGGGGTACTAAATATCGACTTAGTGAAACAAGATAACGCAATACCGCGCCATGCCAATAAAAAAGGTAGCGCTGACGGTGTGTGGCGGGAGCAGGTAATGCGTCTTTGTCGCAACGCTGAAGAAACATCGTGGGAGCACCTTGGCACAACTCATGTACTTAAACGTTCCGCGCAGTCAGTCGTTCAGCGTAACAATTATTGTGGTTATGCTTATGTGCCATTTTTGGTGTTCGAGCCATAA
- the tatA gene encoding Sec-independent protein translocase subunit TatA, producing MGGISIWQLLIILVIVVLLFGTKRLKGIGTDLGGAIKGFKKAVTEDDKDADFEQNKQVEEKSTADTVSAKTSSDVKEKS from the coding sequence ATGGGTGGAATTAGTATCTGGCAACTGCTGATCATACTGGTTATCGTAGTGTTATTGTTTGGCACAAAACGTCTTAAAGGTATTGGTACTGATTTAGGTGGCGCAATTAAAGGCTTCAAAAAAGCGGTAACTGAAGACGATAAAGACGCAGACTTTGAGCAGAACAAGCAAGTTGAAGAAAAATCAACGGCGGACACGGTATCTGCTAAAACATCGAGTGACGTTAAAGAAAAATCCTAA
- the tatB gene encoding Sec-independent protein translocase protein TatB, giving the protein MFDIGFWELLVIGVLALLILGPERLPGAMRSTINTIRSVRNVATGFKQEVEHQLRVHELHENLKKAEQQGLKNLSPELEQSVDELKKAAESVQEPYKKQ; this is encoded by the coding sequence ATGTTCGATATCGGCTTTTGGGAGCTACTAGTTATCGGTGTGCTGGCGCTATTGATTTTAGGGCCAGAACGTTTACCGGGAGCTATGCGCTCGACTATTAATACAATTCGAAGCGTTCGCAATGTTGCCACTGGCTTTAAGCAAGAAGTGGAGCATCAATTGCGAGTGCATGAATTGCATGAAAATTTGAAAAAAGCAGAACAACAAGGGCTCAAAAACCTTTCACCTGAACTTGAACAAAGTGTTGATGAGCTTAAGAAAGCTGCTGAATCGGTTCAAGAACCTTATAAAAAACAATAG